One window from the genome of Apus apus isolate bApuApu2 chromosome 12, bApuApu2.pri.cur, whole genome shotgun sequence encodes:
- the SLC6A14 gene encoding sodium- and chloride-dependent neutral and basic amino acid transporter B(0+) isoform X1 encodes MGMLSLPGFLSCGKKKDFSLTNEKDAHASASDENAERGNWSNKGDYLLSMVGYAVGLGNVWRFPYLTYQNGGGAFLIPYTLMLALAGLPLFFMECSLGQFASLGPISVWRILPLFQGVGVTMVIISTFVTIYYNVIIAYALYYLFASFQKVLPWSDCFSWADEFCSKTRIVSDCNTTIDGKIINVNYSFITSNNLTCLNGTINYKPVQFPSEQYWDKVALQRSSGLDETGHIVWYLALCLLLSWMIVGAALFKGIKSSGKVVYFTALFPYVILLILLVRGATLEGALDGIEYYIGRQSNITKLMEAEVWKDAATQIFYSLSVAWGGLVALSSYNKFHNNCYSDAILVCVINCLTSIFAGFAIFSILGHMAFVSERQVSEVVDSGFDLAFVAYPEALSKLPVSPLWSFLFFFMLLLLGLDSQFATIETLTTTIQDIYPKVMKKLRVPITLGVCILLFLLGLICVTQAGIYWVNLIDHFCAGWGILIAAVLEIIGIVYIYGGNRFIEDIEMMIGKKGCLFWLWWRICWFFITPVLLMAILVWSLVTFSPPTYGSVLYPAWGTAVGWCMIIFCVIWIPIVAIFKIIKAEGNLCQRILSCCRPAANWGPYLECHRGERYSHVVDPKKEKEHEIPTVSGFVYTQQ; translated from the exons ATGGGGATGCTCAGCCTGCCGGGCTTCCTCTCCTGCGGCAAGAAGAAG GATTTCAGTTTGACAAATGAGAAAGATGCCCACGCCAGTGCCAGCGATGAGAACGCTGAGCGTGGCAACTGGTCGAACAAAGGCGACTACCTGCTCTCCATGGTGGGCTATGCTGTGGGCCTGGGCAACGTCTGGAGGTTCCCCTACCTCACCTACCAGAACGGCGGAG gtGCTTTCCTAATCCCATACACCCTGATGTTGGCATTAGCTGGCTTGCCCTTATTTTTCATGGAATGTTCCCTTGGCCAGTTTGCCAGTCTAGGGCCAATTTCTGTCTGGAGAATATTACCATTGTTTCAAG GAGTGGGTGTTACGATGGTCATCATCTCAACGTTTGTGACAATCTACTACAACGTTATCATTGCTTATGCACTCTACTACTTATTTGCCTCATTTCAAAAAGTGCTGCCATGGTCTGATTGCTTTTCCTGGGCAGATGAGTTTTGCAGCAAAACACGAATAG TAAGCGACTGCAATACAACCATAGATGGAAAAATCATTAATGTAAATTACTCGTTCATCACAAGCAACAATCTCACATGTCTGAATGGCACCATCAACTACAAACCAGTGCAGTTTCCCAGTGAGCAATACTGGGA TAAAGTGGCTCTTCAGCGCTCGAGTGGGTTGGATGAGACTGGTCACATCGTGTGGTACCTGgctctctgcctcctcctgtcCTGGATGATTGTTGGAGCTGCGTTGTTTAAAGGAATCAAATCTTCTGGAAAG GTTGTCTACTTTACTGCTCTCTTCCCATATGTCATCCTGCTCATCTTGCTGGTGCGAGGTGCCaccctggaaggtgctctggATGGCATCGAATACTATATTGGGAGACAGTCCAACATCACCAAGCTGATGGAAGCAGAG GTTTGGAAAGATGCAGCCACCCAGATATTCTACTCCCTGTCTGTGGCCTGGGGTGGCCTTGTTGCTTTGTCTTCCTACAATAAGTTCCACAACAACTGCTACTCGGATGCCATTTTAGTTTGTGTGATCAACTGCCTCACTAGCATATTTGCTGGGTTTGCCATATTCTCCATCTTGGGACACATGGCATTCGTGTCTGAGAGACAAGTCTCGGAGGTCGTGGACTCAG GATTTGATCTGGCATTTGTAGCCTACCCAGAGGCTCTCTCCAAGTTACCAGTTTCTCCTCTGTGgtccttcttgtttttcttcatgcttcTGCTCTTGGGCCTTGACTCTCAGTTTGCCACCATAG AAACACTTACAACCACCATACAAGATATATATCCCAAAGTGATGAAAAAGTTAAGAGTCCCTATAACCCTGGGAGTGTGCATATTGCTCTTCCTTCTCGGTCTCATCTGTGTTACTCAG GCAGGAATTTACTGGGTTAACCTAATAGATCACTTTTGTGCTGGATGGGGAATCCTTATTGCAGCTGTCCTGGAGATTATAGGCATCGTCTACATCTATG GAGGAAACAGGTTCATTGAAGACATTGAAATGATGATTGGAAAGAAGGGCTGTTTATTCTGGCTGTGGTGGAGAATATGCTGGTTTTTCATTACTCCTGTGCTGTTAATG gCAATTTTGGTTTGGTCTTTGGTCACATTTTCACCTCCCACTTATGGCTCAGTGTTATATCCAGCCTGGGGAACTGCTGTTGGCTGGTGCATGATTATCTTCTGTGTCATCTGGATTCCCATCGTcgctatttttaaaataattaaagctgAAGGAAACCTTTGTCAG CGCATTTTAAGCTGCTGCAGACCTGCTGCAAACTGGGGTCCCTACCTGGAATGTCACCGAGGAGAAAGATACAGCCATGTTGTGGATCCcaaaaaggagaaggaacatGAGATTCCTACTGTGTCTGGCTTTGTATACACCCAGCAATGA
- the SLC6A14 gene encoding sodium- and chloride-dependent neutral and basic amino acid transporter B(0+) isoform X3, with translation MVGYAVGLGNVWRFPYLTYQNGGGAFLIPYTLMLALAGLPLFFMECSLGQFASLGPISVWRILPLFQGVGVTMVIISTFVTIYYNVIIAYALYYLFASFQKVLPWSDCFSWADEFCSKTRIVSDCNTTIDGKIINVNYSFITSNNLTCLNGTINYKPVQFPSEQYWDKVALQRSSGLDETGHIVWYLALCLLLSWMIVGAALFKGIKSSGKVVYFTALFPYVILLILLVRGATLEGALDGIEYYIGRQSNITKLMEAEVWKDAATQIFYSLSVAWGGLVALSSYNKFHNNCYSDAILVCVINCLTSIFAGFAIFSILGHMAFVSERQVSEVVDSGFDLAFVAYPEALSKLPVSPLWSFLFFFMLLLLGLDSQFATIETLTTTIQDIYPKVMKKLRVPITLGVCILLFLLGLICVTQAGIYWVNLIDHFCAGWGILIAAVLEIIGIVYIYGGNRFIEDIEMMIGKKGCLFWLWWRICWFFITPVLLMAILVWSLVTFSPPTYGSVLYPAWGTAVGWCMIIFCVIWIPIVAIFKIIKAEGNLCQRILSCCRPAANWGPYLECHRGERYSHVVDPKKEKEHEIPTVSGFVYTQQ, from the exons ATGGTGGGCTATGCTGTGGGCCTGGGCAACGTCTGGAGGTTCCCCTACCTCACCTACCAGAACGGCGGAG gtGCTTTCCTAATCCCATACACCCTGATGTTGGCATTAGCTGGCTTGCCCTTATTTTTCATGGAATGTTCCCTTGGCCAGTTTGCCAGTCTAGGGCCAATTTCTGTCTGGAGAATATTACCATTGTTTCAAG GAGTGGGTGTTACGATGGTCATCATCTCAACGTTTGTGACAATCTACTACAACGTTATCATTGCTTATGCACTCTACTACTTATTTGCCTCATTTCAAAAAGTGCTGCCATGGTCTGATTGCTTTTCCTGGGCAGATGAGTTTTGCAGCAAAACACGAATAG TAAGCGACTGCAATACAACCATAGATGGAAAAATCATTAATGTAAATTACTCGTTCATCACAAGCAACAATCTCACATGTCTGAATGGCACCATCAACTACAAACCAGTGCAGTTTCCCAGTGAGCAATACTGGGA TAAAGTGGCTCTTCAGCGCTCGAGTGGGTTGGATGAGACTGGTCACATCGTGTGGTACCTGgctctctgcctcctcctgtcCTGGATGATTGTTGGAGCTGCGTTGTTTAAAGGAATCAAATCTTCTGGAAAG GTTGTCTACTTTACTGCTCTCTTCCCATATGTCATCCTGCTCATCTTGCTGGTGCGAGGTGCCaccctggaaggtgctctggATGGCATCGAATACTATATTGGGAGACAGTCCAACATCACCAAGCTGATGGAAGCAGAG GTTTGGAAAGATGCAGCCACCCAGATATTCTACTCCCTGTCTGTGGCCTGGGGTGGCCTTGTTGCTTTGTCTTCCTACAATAAGTTCCACAACAACTGCTACTCGGATGCCATTTTAGTTTGTGTGATCAACTGCCTCACTAGCATATTTGCTGGGTTTGCCATATTCTCCATCTTGGGACACATGGCATTCGTGTCTGAGAGACAAGTCTCGGAGGTCGTGGACTCAG GATTTGATCTGGCATTTGTAGCCTACCCAGAGGCTCTCTCCAAGTTACCAGTTTCTCCTCTGTGgtccttcttgtttttcttcatgcttcTGCTCTTGGGCCTTGACTCTCAGTTTGCCACCATAG AAACACTTACAACCACCATACAAGATATATATCCCAAAGTGATGAAAAAGTTAAGAGTCCCTATAACCCTGGGAGTGTGCATATTGCTCTTCCTTCTCGGTCTCATCTGTGTTACTCAG GCAGGAATTTACTGGGTTAACCTAATAGATCACTTTTGTGCTGGATGGGGAATCCTTATTGCAGCTGTCCTGGAGATTATAGGCATCGTCTACATCTATG GAGGAAACAGGTTCATTGAAGACATTGAAATGATGATTGGAAAGAAGGGCTGTTTATTCTGGCTGTGGTGGAGAATATGCTGGTTTTTCATTACTCCTGTGCTGTTAATG gCAATTTTGGTTTGGTCTTTGGTCACATTTTCACCTCCCACTTATGGCTCAGTGTTATATCCAGCCTGGGGAACTGCTGTTGGCTGGTGCATGATTATCTTCTGTGTCATCTGGATTCCCATCGTcgctatttttaaaataattaaagctgAAGGAAACCTTTGTCAG CGCATTTTAAGCTGCTGCAGACCTGCTGCAAACTGGGGTCCCTACCTGGAATGTCACCGAGGAGAAAGATACAGCCATGTTGTGGATCCcaaaaaggagaaggaacatGAGATTCCTACTGTGTCTGGCTTTGTATACACCCAGCAATGA
- the SLC6A14 gene encoding sodium- and chloride-dependent neutral and basic amino acid transporter B(0+) isoform X4: MLALAGLPLFFMECSLGQFASLGPISVWRILPLFQGVGVTMVIISTFVTIYYNVIIAYALYYLFASFQKVLPWSDCFSWADEFCSKTRIVSDCNTTIDGKIINVNYSFITSNNLTCLNGTINYKPVQFPSEQYWDKVALQRSSGLDETGHIVWYLALCLLLSWMIVGAALFKGIKSSGKVVYFTALFPYVILLILLVRGATLEGALDGIEYYIGRQSNITKLMEAEVWKDAATQIFYSLSVAWGGLVALSSYNKFHNNCYSDAILVCVINCLTSIFAGFAIFSILGHMAFVSERQVSEVVDSGFDLAFVAYPEALSKLPVSPLWSFLFFFMLLLLGLDSQFATIETLTTTIQDIYPKVMKKLRVPITLGVCILLFLLGLICVTQAGIYWVNLIDHFCAGWGILIAAVLEIIGIVYIYGGNRFIEDIEMMIGKKGCLFWLWWRICWFFITPVLLMAILVWSLVTFSPPTYGSVLYPAWGTAVGWCMIIFCVIWIPIVAIFKIIKAEGNLCQRILSCCRPAANWGPYLECHRGERYSHVVDPKKEKEHEIPTVSGFVYTQQ, from the exons ATGTTGGCATTAGCTGGCTTGCCCTTATTTTTCATGGAATGTTCCCTTGGCCAGTTTGCCAGTCTAGGGCCAATTTCTGTCTGGAGAATATTACCATTGTTTCAAG GAGTGGGTGTTACGATGGTCATCATCTCAACGTTTGTGACAATCTACTACAACGTTATCATTGCTTATGCACTCTACTACTTATTTGCCTCATTTCAAAAAGTGCTGCCATGGTCTGATTGCTTTTCCTGGGCAGATGAGTTTTGCAGCAAAACACGAATAG TAAGCGACTGCAATACAACCATAGATGGAAAAATCATTAATGTAAATTACTCGTTCATCACAAGCAACAATCTCACATGTCTGAATGGCACCATCAACTACAAACCAGTGCAGTTTCCCAGTGAGCAATACTGGGA TAAAGTGGCTCTTCAGCGCTCGAGTGGGTTGGATGAGACTGGTCACATCGTGTGGTACCTGgctctctgcctcctcctgtcCTGGATGATTGTTGGAGCTGCGTTGTTTAAAGGAATCAAATCTTCTGGAAAG GTTGTCTACTTTACTGCTCTCTTCCCATATGTCATCCTGCTCATCTTGCTGGTGCGAGGTGCCaccctggaaggtgctctggATGGCATCGAATACTATATTGGGAGACAGTCCAACATCACCAAGCTGATGGAAGCAGAG GTTTGGAAAGATGCAGCCACCCAGATATTCTACTCCCTGTCTGTGGCCTGGGGTGGCCTTGTTGCTTTGTCTTCCTACAATAAGTTCCACAACAACTGCTACTCGGATGCCATTTTAGTTTGTGTGATCAACTGCCTCACTAGCATATTTGCTGGGTTTGCCATATTCTCCATCTTGGGACACATGGCATTCGTGTCTGAGAGACAAGTCTCGGAGGTCGTGGACTCAG GATTTGATCTGGCATTTGTAGCCTACCCAGAGGCTCTCTCCAAGTTACCAGTTTCTCCTCTGTGgtccttcttgtttttcttcatgcttcTGCTCTTGGGCCTTGACTCTCAGTTTGCCACCATAG AAACACTTACAACCACCATACAAGATATATATCCCAAAGTGATGAAAAAGTTAAGAGTCCCTATAACCCTGGGAGTGTGCATATTGCTCTTCCTTCTCGGTCTCATCTGTGTTACTCAG GCAGGAATTTACTGGGTTAACCTAATAGATCACTTTTGTGCTGGATGGGGAATCCTTATTGCAGCTGTCCTGGAGATTATAGGCATCGTCTACATCTATG GAGGAAACAGGTTCATTGAAGACATTGAAATGATGATTGGAAAGAAGGGCTGTTTATTCTGGCTGTGGTGGAGAATATGCTGGTTTTTCATTACTCCTGTGCTGTTAATG gCAATTTTGGTTTGGTCTTTGGTCACATTTTCACCTCCCACTTATGGCTCAGTGTTATATCCAGCCTGGGGAACTGCTGTTGGCTGGTGCATGATTATCTTCTGTGTCATCTGGATTCCCATCGTcgctatttttaaaataattaaagctgAAGGAAACCTTTGTCAG CGCATTTTAAGCTGCTGCAGACCTGCTGCAAACTGGGGTCCCTACCTGGAATGTCACCGAGGAGAAAGATACAGCCATGTTGTGGATCCcaaaaaggagaaggaacatGAGATTCCTACTGTGTCTGGCTTTGTATACACCCAGCAATGA
- the SLC6A14 gene encoding sodium- and chloride-dependent neutral and basic amino acid transporter B(0+) isoform X2, translating to MISTCPSQNLCFLSSDSTVIFPAKDTTRTSPSRSSILTGAFLIPYTLMLALAGLPLFFMECSLGQFASLGPISVWRILPLFQGVGVTMVIISTFVTIYYNVIIAYALYYLFASFQKVLPWSDCFSWADEFCSKTRIVSDCNTTIDGKIINVNYSFITSNNLTCLNGTINYKPVQFPSEQYWDKVALQRSSGLDETGHIVWYLALCLLLSWMIVGAALFKGIKSSGKVVYFTALFPYVILLILLVRGATLEGALDGIEYYIGRQSNITKLMEAEVWKDAATQIFYSLSVAWGGLVALSSYNKFHNNCYSDAILVCVINCLTSIFAGFAIFSILGHMAFVSERQVSEVVDSGFDLAFVAYPEALSKLPVSPLWSFLFFFMLLLLGLDSQFATIETLTTTIQDIYPKVMKKLRVPITLGVCILLFLLGLICVTQAGIYWVNLIDHFCAGWGILIAAVLEIIGIVYIYGGNRFIEDIEMMIGKKGCLFWLWWRICWFFITPVLLMAILVWSLVTFSPPTYGSVLYPAWGTAVGWCMIIFCVIWIPIVAIFKIIKAEGNLCQRILSCCRPAANWGPYLECHRGERYSHVVDPKKEKEHEIPTVSGFVYTQQ from the exons ATGATCTCGACCTGCCCTTCCCAGAACCTCTGCTTTTTGTCCTCTGACAGCACAGTGATCTTTCCTGCTAAAGACACCACTAGGACGAGCCCTTCCAGATCATCCATTCTAACAG gtGCTTTCCTAATCCCATACACCCTGATGTTGGCATTAGCTGGCTTGCCCTTATTTTTCATGGAATGTTCCCTTGGCCAGTTTGCCAGTCTAGGGCCAATTTCTGTCTGGAGAATATTACCATTGTTTCAAG GAGTGGGTGTTACGATGGTCATCATCTCAACGTTTGTGACAATCTACTACAACGTTATCATTGCTTATGCACTCTACTACTTATTTGCCTCATTTCAAAAAGTGCTGCCATGGTCTGATTGCTTTTCCTGGGCAGATGAGTTTTGCAGCAAAACACGAATAG TAAGCGACTGCAATACAACCATAGATGGAAAAATCATTAATGTAAATTACTCGTTCATCACAAGCAACAATCTCACATGTCTGAATGGCACCATCAACTACAAACCAGTGCAGTTTCCCAGTGAGCAATACTGGGA TAAAGTGGCTCTTCAGCGCTCGAGTGGGTTGGATGAGACTGGTCACATCGTGTGGTACCTGgctctctgcctcctcctgtcCTGGATGATTGTTGGAGCTGCGTTGTTTAAAGGAATCAAATCTTCTGGAAAG GTTGTCTACTTTACTGCTCTCTTCCCATATGTCATCCTGCTCATCTTGCTGGTGCGAGGTGCCaccctggaaggtgctctggATGGCATCGAATACTATATTGGGAGACAGTCCAACATCACCAAGCTGATGGAAGCAGAG GTTTGGAAAGATGCAGCCACCCAGATATTCTACTCCCTGTCTGTGGCCTGGGGTGGCCTTGTTGCTTTGTCTTCCTACAATAAGTTCCACAACAACTGCTACTCGGATGCCATTTTAGTTTGTGTGATCAACTGCCTCACTAGCATATTTGCTGGGTTTGCCATATTCTCCATCTTGGGACACATGGCATTCGTGTCTGAGAGACAAGTCTCGGAGGTCGTGGACTCAG GATTTGATCTGGCATTTGTAGCCTACCCAGAGGCTCTCTCCAAGTTACCAGTTTCTCCTCTGTGgtccttcttgtttttcttcatgcttcTGCTCTTGGGCCTTGACTCTCAGTTTGCCACCATAG AAACACTTACAACCACCATACAAGATATATATCCCAAAGTGATGAAAAAGTTAAGAGTCCCTATAACCCTGGGAGTGTGCATATTGCTCTTCCTTCTCGGTCTCATCTGTGTTACTCAG GCAGGAATTTACTGGGTTAACCTAATAGATCACTTTTGTGCTGGATGGGGAATCCTTATTGCAGCTGTCCTGGAGATTATAGGCATCGTCTACATCTATG GAGGAAACAGGTTCATTGAAGACATTGAAATGATGATTGGAAAGAAGGGCTGTTTATTCTGGCTGTGGTGGAGAATATGCTGGTTTTTCATTACTCCTGTGCTGTTAATG gCAATTTTGGTTTGGTCTTTGGTCACATTTTCACCTCCCACTTATGGCTCAGTGTTATATCCAGCCTGGGGAACTGCTGTTGGCTGGTGCATGATTATCTTCTGTGTCATCTGGATTCCCATCGTcgctatttttaaaataattaaagctgAAGGAAACCTTTGTCAG CGCATTTTAAGCTGCTGCAGACCTGCTGCAAACTGGGGTCCCTACCTGGAATGTCACCGAGGAGAAAGATACAGCCATGTTGTGGATCCcaaaaaggagaaggaacatGAGATTCCTACTGTGTCTGGCTTTGTATACACCCAGCAATGA